The segment CCAGGCCTTTTCGTCGATCGGCGGGATGCTGGTGACCGGCGCCAACATGCTGGCGATCCACTACGGCTCGCACTTGCCGGAGATCATGGGGGGACATGAAGCGTGGCGCTACACGCTCATCTCCGGCGTGATCCCGGCGATTCCGCTTCTCGTGATTCGACCGTTCCTGCCGGAGTCGCCCGCTTGGGCCGAAAAGAAAGCGGCCGGTACGCTCAAACGGCCGAGCATCGCACAGCTCTTCTCGCCCGAACTGCGGCGAACGACGATCGTCACCACGATCATGTTCGCCTGCTCGTACGGCATCGCATTCGGCGCTTTGCAGCAAACGCCGCGTATCGTGCCGGGCTTGCCGCAGGTGAAGGAAATGACCGCTGACAAGCCGGTGCCTGAGCAAAAGAAGATCGAACAAGCGGTCGCCGCCGAAGTAAACGGCGTGCAGGAAATCGGCGGTTTAGTGGGACGTTTCATCTTGGCGGTCCTGGCGCTGGTCGTCGTCAGCCGCGTGGCGCTGATTCGGCTCTTCTTGGTGCCGGCCCTCTTCTTCGTTCCGTTTCTCTATTACTACCCGGCTCGCTACAACTTAGACATGCTCCATTACGGGATCTTTCTCGCGGGCGTGCTGACCGTCGGGCAGTTCAGCTTTTGGGGGAATTACCTACCACGGGTTTACCCGCTCCACTTGCGAGGGACCGGCGAAAGCTTCGCGGCCAACATTGGCGGCCGGATGTTCGGCACTTCGTTCGCCATGGTGACGTCGCTGTTGGCGAGCGTGATGCCGGATAAGTCGACCGCATTGGCGGCCGCCGCGGTCGCGTTCTTCGTCTGCGCCGTGGGGGTGATCGCTTCGTTCTTCTTGCCGGAACCGCCGGCCGAGGACATTGACGAGCAATTTGGGGAGTGAAATCGCCGGCACTCGGCTAGAGCCGCTGCGGTGAATTGGCATAGAATCTAGGCGTTACGTCACGCGCTTAGGAATCGCTAGCTATGCCCCAGAAAATCACGATCGTCATTGTCGGCGGAGTCGCCGGCGGCGCTTCGGCCGCCACTCGCGCTCGTCGGATGAACGAGTCGGCCGAGATCATCCTGCTGGAAAAGGACGAGCATGTCTCGTTCGCCAATTGCGGACTCCCTTACTACATTGGGGGCGAAATCGCGGAGCGGCAGAAGCTGTTGGTCGCAACGGCCGAACTGCTCCGCACGCGGTTTCGCATCGACGTCCGCGCCAATCAAGAGTGCACCAAGATCGATCGCGGCGCCAAGCAGCTGGCGGTTTGGGATCGCTTGAAGCAGGAAGACTACGAGCTGGCGTACGACAAGCTGATTCTTTCGCCGGGCGCCTCGCCGCTGGTTCCGCCGATGGAAAACGCCGACGCTCCCGGCGTGTTCACCTTGCGCAATCTGGCTGACGCCGACAAGATTCGCGAACATGCGGTCAAGACTTCGGCCCGCAAAGCGGTGGTCGTCGGCGCCGGATTCATCGGCTTGGAGATGGTCGAGCAGTTCCACCGCTTGGAGCTGAAAGTCGCGTTGGCCGAACTGCAAACGCAAGTCTTGCCGCCGCTTGATCCGGAGATGTCGTACCCGCTGGAGAAGGCGCTCCGCGATCGAGACATTCAGCTTTACCTGGGGGACGGCATCGCCGGCATCATGACCGACGAGCGAGGAAACGCGTCTGGCGTCAAACTGCAAAGCGGCGAAGCGGCTACCGGCGACCTGGTGGTGCTGGGACTGGGCGTTCGCGCCAATGTGCAACTCGCGAAAGATGCGGGCCTGGAGATTGGCGCCACCGGCGGCATTGCGGTCAATCGCTTCTCGCAAACGTCCGATCCCGATATCTACGCCGTCGGGGATGCGGCCGAATATCCGTATGGCCCGACCGGCAAGCAGCAGCGGGTTCCGCTCGCGGGACCGGCGAATCGCGCTGGTCGCTTGGCTGGCGAACATGCGGCGACCGGCAGCTCGGCCGAGATGCCCGACGTGCAAGGAACCGCGATCGTCCGCGCGTTTGATCAAGCGGCAGGGATCACCGGGCTGAGCATGAAGATGGCTCGACGACTCGGCTTTGATCCGCTGAGCGTCACGATCGCCGCCAACCATCACGCCGGCTACTATCCTGGCGCCAAGCAGCTGGCGCTGAAATTGATCTTCGCCAAAGAGAGTGGGAAGATCCTGGGGGCGCAGTGCGCCGGCATCGAAGGGGTCGACAAACGGATTGACGTGATCGCCACCGCAATGCAAATGGGGGCGACTGTTCGTCAGCTGGCCGGCGTCGATCTTTGCTACGCTCCGCCGTTTGGCTCGGCGAAGGATCCGGTTCATATGGCGGCGTTTTCGGCCTGCAACTATCTGGACGGTGTCGACACCTTCCTGGAAAGCGACGCTGATCTGGAAGGTCGCCAGGTGATTGACGTTCGAACCCCGAAGGAAGTGAGCGCCAAACCGCTGGCGGGGGCCGACCATGCCGTCCCGATTCCGGTCGACGAACTGCGGCAACGACTAGGGGAACTCGATCCGGCGAAACCGACCGTCGTATCGTGCGGCGTTGGCATTCGTGCCCATGCGGCGGCCCGTATCTTGCGGCAAAACGGATTTTCCGACGTGCAGAACTTGTCCGGCGGCGCCTTGGTGCGGGAGTGGGCCGTCGCGAAACGAACTACCGAGTAAGTTTTTATCCCGCAACCCGGCGGCGCCGATTAACCTAGTAGGGGTCGGCAAATCCGGACGACTCGGCTCCCCTTACGTTACTCGCCTCCGCCAAGCCCCAGACAATCGATGAATTCAGCGATCCGCCTGCGACCCAGCGTTCTGAAAGCCAAAGAAACGCTGGCCAAAGGCCGCGAGAAACTTCGCCTGCAACATGATCAAGGTTCGCCCGGCGTGCAGGTCTGCACCCGGCTGACCGATCTGTTCGACCAGGTCGTTCTCGATTTGTTCGAAGCGGCGCTGGTCGATTTGGGGGAAGATGGTCCGGACGGTTTGGCGTCGAAGATCACGCTCGTCCCGCACGGCGGATATGGGCGGCGCGATGTGGCGCCTTATTCCGACGTCGACCTGATGATCCTGCATCATCCGAAAGCCTTTCCGCGTGCGGCCGAGCTGGCGAAGCGGATGGTGCAAGACATGTCGGACGTCGGGCTCGTACTGGGGCATAGTTTGCGAACGCCGAGCCAGGCGATCGGTCTTGGCTTGTCAGACGCGACGATTTTTACCTCGCTGGCCGAGAACCGTTATCTGACCGGGAGCGTATCGCTCTTCCGCACGTTCGCCGATCAGCTGCGCAATCGCGCTTGTCGCCGCTTCCGTTCGTTGTTCTATGGAATCCTGCAGGCTCGGCATGCCGAACGAGTGCAGTACGGCGACGCCGTTTACTTGCTGGAACCGAACCTGAAACGCTCTCGCGGCGGCCTGCGTGGAATTCAGCTGGTGCGTTGGCTGGGGTTCGCACGCTGCGGCGAAGTCGAAATCGATTCGCTCAGTTTGCTCGGCTTGCTCTCGGATCGCGATCGCCAGATTCTGCGCAACGCGCGAAACTTCTTTCTGCAGATTCGCAACGAGATGCACTTTCACGCCGGCAAATCGAACGATCAGCTCGACCGAGGCGAACAGCTTCGTCTGGCCGATCGATACGGCTACGTCGGGACGAAGGGGATGTTGCCGGTCGAACAGTTCATGCAACAGTACTTCCTGCATTCGAGCGGCGTCCGGAGCGTCGTCAGCAACTTTATCGAAACGATTCGTCCCCGTTCGATCTTCTACCACACGCTCGCGCCGCTGATGACGCACCGCGTCGATCGCGACATTTATGTCGGTCCGTCGGTGATCAGCACCTCGAAGCGTTGGAAAACGGAGAAGAGCGGTCAGATCTCTGAGATCTTGCGGTTGATGGACTTGGCCAACTTGTACGATCGTTGGATTGATCATCCGACGTGGGAATCGGTCCGGTTACGGATGCAGACGATCGGCGAGATTCAGCTCGACGACGAGGGACGCAAGCGGTTTCTCTCGATCATGTCGCAGCCGCCTCGTTTGGGCGAGTTGCTCAGCCGCTTGAATGAGCTCGGCGTACTTGAGAAGATTATCCCCGGCATGTCGCACGCGAAAGGGCTGCTCCAGTTCAATCAATATCACAAGTACACCGTCGACGTTCACTGCATCGAGACGGTTCGCTGTGCGACGAAGTTCCAGGATCGTGATGACGCGCTCGGCGAAGCGTATCGCTCGCTCCGCTCCAAGCGGATCCTGCATTTGGCGCTCCTGATTCATGACCTGGGAAAAGGTTTTGAAGAAGACCACAGCGACGTCGGCGCTCGTTACGCGCTGGAGACCGCCGCCAAACTGCAACTGACGCCGCGCGAAGCGGAGTCGCTCCGTTACCTGGTGCAAAACCATCTTGTCATGTCTCACTTGGCGTTTCGTCGTGATACGACTGACAAGGAATTGGTCGTCCGGTTTGCGGTCGACGTCGGTTCGCCGGAACTGCTGAAGATGCTCTTCGTGATGACCTGCGCCGACTTCGACGGCGTTGGGCCGGGCGTCTTGAACGACTGGAAGGTCCGCGTATTGGCGGAACTCTATCGCGCGGCGATGGGGCACTTGGGAGTGGAGCTGGCAGGGGAGTCGTCGACCCGTTCACGCAACAAGCGCCAACGGCTCGAACAACTCGCGCAGAAGCAGGAGAATCAGGCTTGGTTTCAGCGACAGCTTGAGGCGCTGCCGGCAAGTTACTTGAAAGAGACCCCAGCCGAGCAGATCATCGCGGAGTTGTCGCAACTGCAAAAGCTGCCGGCCGACGACGCCTTCGTCAGCACGACGTATCTCGCGGATCGCGATGTGGTGGAGATCACCGTCGGCACCCATGAACAAACCGTTCCCGGCGTCTTTCATCGGATCGCCGGCGCCGTTAGCAGTTTGCGGATGAGCATTCTTTCGGCCGAGATTAACACGCTCGACGGCGGCCTGGTGCTTGATCGCTTCTTCGTCGTGGATCAAGAGTCGAGCGGCGCTCCGGCCGCCGAGCGGATGGGCGACCTGGCGACGAAGATCAAAAACATGGTGCTCGATAAAAACGACGCGCCTCCCAACTTCCGCGCTCGCTGGACCAGCAAAGCGACCCGAACCGCCGCTCACGTGCAAGTCTTGCCGACCCAGGTCAAAATCGACAACGATACGTCCGAGATCTATACGATTATCGAAATCTTTGCTCACAACCGGGTCGGTCTCCTCTACGCAATTGCGAGGGAGATTTTCCAGCTAGGGCTCAGTGTGGCGATCGCCAAAATCGCCACCCACTTGGATCAAGTGGTCGACGTCTTCTACGTCGCTGACGAGAAGGGACGCAAGATCGAGGACGAAGGGCGATTGCAAGAGATCAGTCGCCGCCTGGGAGAAGCGGTCGACGAGTTCCGCGCTCAGAACGACTAGGCGAGCCGCTGGCTACCGATCAGGCAAATTCTCAACGTACTCGCGCCACTGGGGCTCAAACTGATCGAGCGACTTACCCAGCAGATTCTCTAGCCGCTGTCGTCGGCTAGTGCCGCCGGTGACCATCTGCTCCAATCGGTTGCCTTCGAACAGCCGCTCTTCGAACACCAGCCGCCAAGCCAGCCCCCAGGCCAATGCGTAGTCGAGCTGCTCGCGGTGCGGCGACATCGTCAGCACGAAGGCTGCGCTATCTCGTTCCAGCAGTTCGGCCAACAGCGGACGATCGGTCGACGCCAAGCGTTGCTTTAGTTCAGCGACCAGATCGGACGGAGGAGCGTCGATGCGAAACGAGTCTTCTTCCAACTGGCCATGTTCAAACAGCTGCGCGAGTCCTTCGTTCAGCCAGATCGGCACGTCGTAGTCGGCCACCGGAAAGACGAAGCACTCGAGGTAGGCGTGAAACGCTTCGTGATAAATCTGCCGCGTCGTATCTTCAATCGCTTTTTCCAACGCATCGGCGTTCGTCCGTTCGACGGCGCGAATGCGGGTCAGCGCTTCCTGGCGTTGGCGCTGGAACGCTTCGCGGCGGACCGAGACTTCCTGTTCGATCTCTTCCGGCTTGATCTTCGCGGCAGCCAATTCTTTGCGATAGGCGTCAAGCCGCGCCGGCAATTCGCGTCGGAGCGTTTCCCACCAGGCCGTCTGTCGCTGATGCTCTTGCGCGGCTTGCTTCGCCTGGCTTTGGAGCCTGCGAAAGTCGGTTCCAACCAGGATGAGTCGTTCCTGCGGAAGGAAGATCGCCGGATTGCGGACCGTCGCGCCAAAGGTGGCCGTGTAGTCGGCGTACTCGCGCATGTCGTCGAAGACGATGATCCGCAGTCGCACATCGCTGTCCCGGCGGGGAGGAATCATGTGCTGAAACGCCTGCGACGCTTGATCCATGCGAACCGCCAGGCGGCGCGTCAGCGATTCGTCGAGTCGGCTGTAAAAGTCGTAGCCTTCCGCCGAAACGATTCGATAGTCGACGCCATCCTGCTTGACCGGCTTTATCTGAATCGTCTCGCGATTCTCCGCTTCGATTTGCAGACGATTGCGGAGCCGTTCGACGCGTTGGATCAATTGAGGGCGAGCCGCTTCGTCCGCTTTGGCGATCGCGCGAATCTCGTTCTTCGGATAGTTGCGGACGACGCCGAACGTCGGTTTGCCGGCCGGTTGCACGATCTCCAGAAAGTCGACGCCGTCATCCTGTTGCGCCAGGATGATTCCTTGCAGCGTTCGGCCGTCGCTCAGCGTTAGCGTATCGCTCTCGGCCGCGGCGAGGATGGTCCCCCAGCCGAGGAGCAGCAAGAGCGATAGAGTTCGGATCAGCACGCCGGGCCTGCGGGGAAGGAGGAAGCGGAACGAAGGGGGCGTCCTTCATTCTTTGCGTAAATCGCCCGCGTGGCAACCGCGTCCGACTAGGCCGGTTTGTTGGGAGTGATCCGCCGCACCAATCGGCAACCCAATTGGTAGCAGACGGTTCCATCGCACTGCATCTCGCGGACATGGACCAGTTCGGCTTCAAAAAAGCGGAACGGGGCGATGCCGATCGCCAAAATGAAGCGGGCATGCGTCGGTTTGCTTGGCAGCATGAACGAGATGCCGGTCGATGAGATGTCAT is part of the Blastopirellula sediminis genome and harbors:
- a CDS encoding MFS transporter; translated protein: MSDSPRLTFVQWTVCVIAAIGFAFDIYELLMLPLIVRPALQELIGAAPGSPQFNLWVGLLFFVPAMVGGVFGLVGGYLTDLLGRRRVLVASILLYAISAFASGFSPNVYVLLVLRCFTFIGVCVEFVAAVAWLAELFPDPKRREAVLGFTQAFSSIGGMLVTGANMLAIHYGSHLPEIMGGHEAWRYTLISGVIPAIPLLVIRPFLPESPAWAEKKAAGTLKRPSIAQLFSPELRRTTIVTTIMFACSYGIAFGALQQTPRIVPGLPQVKEMTADKPVPEQKKIEQAVAAEVNGVQEIGGLVGRFILAVLALVVVSRVALIRLFLVPALFFVPFLYYYPARYNLDMLHYGIFLAGVLTVGQFSFWGNYLPRVYPLHLRGTGESFAANIGGRMFGTSFAMVTSLLASVMPDKSTALAAAAVAFFVCAVGVIASFFLPEPPAEDIDEQFGE
- a CDS encoding FAD-dependent oxidoreductase, whose amino-acid sequence is MPQKITIVIVGGVAGGASAATRARRMNESAEIILLEKDEHVSFANCGLPYYIGGEIAERQKLLVATAELLRTRFRIDVRANQECTKIDRGAKQLAVWDRLKQEDYELAYDKLILSPGASPLVPPMENADAPGVFTLRNLADADKIREHAVKTSARKAVVVGAGFIGLEMVEQFHRLELKVALAELQTQVLPPLDPEMSYPLEKALRDRDIQLYLGDGIAGIMTDERGNASGVKLQSGEAATGDLVVLGLGVRANVQLAKDAGLEIGATGGIAVNRFSQTSDPDIYAVGDAAEYPYGPTGKQQRVPLAGPANRAGRLAGEHAATGSSAEMPDVQGTAIVRAFDQAAGITGLSMKMARRLGFDPLSVTIAANHHAGYYPGAKQLALKLIFAKESGKILGAQCAGIEGVDKRIDVIATAMQMGATVRQLAGVDLCYAPPFGSAKDPVHMAAFSACNYLDGVDTFLESDADLEGRQVIDVRTPKEVSAKPLAGADHAVPIPVDELRQRLGELDPAKPTVVSCGVGIRAHAAARILRQNGFSDVQNLSGGALVREWAVAKRTTE
- the glnD gene encoding [protein-PII] uridylyltransferase, which encodes MNSAIRLRPSVLKAKETLAKGREKLRLQHDQGSPGVQVCTRLTDLFDQVVLDLFEAALVDLGEDGPDGLASKITLVPHGGYGRRDVAPYSDVDLMILHHPKAFPRAAELAKRMVQDMSDVGLVLGHSLRTPSQAIGLGLSDATIFTSLAENRYLTGSVSLFRTFADQLRNRACRRFRSLFYGILQARHAERVQYGDAVYLLEPNLKRSRGGLRGIQLVRWLGFARCGEVEIDSLSLLGLLSDRDRQILRNARNFFLQIRNEMHFHAGKSNDQLDRGEQLRLADRYGYVGTKGMLPVEQFMQQYFLHSSGVRSVVSNFIETIRPRSIFYHTLAPLMTHRVDRDIYVGPSVISTSKRWKTEKSGQISEILRLMDLANLYDRWIDHPTWESVRLRMQTIGEIQLDDEGRKRFLSIMSQPPRLGELLSRLNELGVLEKIIPGMSHAKGLLQFNQYHKYTVDVHCIETVRCATKFQDRDDALGEAYRSLRSKRILHLALLIHDLGKGFEEDHSDVGARYALETAAKLQLTPREAESLRYLVQNHLVMSHLAFRRDTTDKELVVRFAVDVGSPELLKMLFVMTCADFDGVGPGVLNDWKVRVLAELYRAAMGHLGVELAGESSTRSRNKRQRLEQLAQKQENQAWFQRQLEALPASYLKETPAEQIIAELSQLQKLPADDAFVSTTYLADRDVVEITVGTHEQTVPGVFHRIAGAVSSLRMSILSAEINTLDGGLVLDRFFVVDQESSGAPAAERMGDLATKIKNMVLDKNDAPPNFRARWTSKATRTAAHVQVLPTQVKIDNDTSEIYTIIEIFAHNRVGLLYAIAREIFQLGLSVAIAKIATHLDQVVDVFYVADEKGRKIEDEGRLQEISRRLGEAVDEFRAQND
- a CDS encoding DUF1570 domain-containing protein, with translation MLIRTLSLLLLLGWGTILAAAESDTLTLSDGRTLQGIILAQQDDGVDFLEIVQPAGKPTFGVVRNYPKNEIRAIAKADEAARPQLIQRVERLRNRLQIEAENRETIQIKPVKQDGVDYRIVSAEGYDFYSRLDESLTRRLAVRMDQASQAFQHMIPPRRDSDVRLRIIVFDDMREYADYTATFGATVRNPAIFLPQERLILVGTDFRRLQSQAKQAAQEHQRQTAWWETLRRELPARLDAYRKELAAAKIKPEEIEQEVSVRREAFQRQRQEALTRIRAVERTNADALEKAIEDTTRQIYHEAFHAYLECFVFPVADYDVPIWLNEGLAQLFEHGQLEEDSFRIDAPPSDLVAELKQRLASTDRPLLAELLERDSAAFVLTMSPHREQLDYALAWGLAWRLVFEERLFEGNRLEQMVTGGTSRRQRLENLLGKSLDQFEPQWREYVENLPDR